In Gammaproteobacteria bacterium (ex Lamellibrachia satsuma), a single genomic region encodes these proteins:
- a CDS encoding histidine kinase — protein sequence MSPDQEQTVSIGPTPSRGGGEPLAAQTSGPRAGYAGRWPSLQILLTGHLLLPIGLLGVSILTSLVLVVLLFAEIGAAETIQRLLLVSIVFAGLTMLVGMARLRSQLLRPLATLEDTVTQVCEGEPVVTQIPKQSGVLSVMARGIDSLSEELTDIYEDMEVRVARQSSKLAQKTTSLQLLYDVATGINQSENLDELLLDYLRVLKQMLNGRSASVHLVMPDGRVRVVGSIGLDNRLYREREMLPVKLCHCGIALLPGNSLCEHDAVECSRANDRRMFGKDEIERVTVSLWHHGDVLGFYHIYVDKPGIYSGREDVLDILNTIGSHLGMAVAKQRSDKEARRLSIVKERTALAHELHDSLAQTLASLRFQVRMLEETLEKPDQHPEAQQETQRIRHGLDEAHLELRELINSFRAPVDQRGLLAALEKQVERFQHETGAHAVFQSDCREVRMNSSQELQTLRIVQESLANIRKHAKAHTVRVLLRCRGGGNYLLLVEDDGVGFEGVAPEGNPGEHIGLSIMEERARRVGGKLSIESEPGEGTRVELSIRQADLKTDGGR from the coding sequence ATGAGCCCAGATCAAGAACAGACCGTTTCCATTGGCCCCACCCCGTCGAGGGGGGGCGGGGAACCATTGGCGGCGCAGACGAGCGGACCGCGGGCAGGATATGCGGGTCGCTGGCCGAGCCTGCAGATCCTTCTGACCGGCCATCTGCTCCTGCCTATCGGTCTGCTGGGAGTGAGTATCCTTACCAGCCTGGTGCTCGTGGTTTTACTTTTTGCGGAGATTGGTGCGGCTGAAACGATTCAGCGTTTGTTGCTGGTAAGCATCGTCTTTGCCGGTTTGACGATGTTGGTGGGAATGGCGAGGTTGCGCAGTCAACTGCTCCGTCCGCTGGCGACGCTGGAGGATACTGTGACACAGGTTTGTGAGGGTGAACCCGTGGTAACCCAGATCCCGAAACAGAGTGGTGTGCTCTCCGTGATGGCCAGAGGCATCGACAGTCTGAGTGAGGAGTTGACCGATATCTATGAGGATATGGAGGTACGGGTCGCCCGCCAGAGTTCCAAGCTGGCGCAGAAAACCACCTCTCTACAGCTTCTTTATGATGTGGCTACCGGTATCAATCAGTCGGAAAACCTGGACGAACTGCTGCTGGACTATCTGCGGGTGCTCAAGCAGATGCTGAACGGCCGCTCAGCCAGCGTCCATCTGGTAATGCCGGACGGGCGGGTACGGGTGGTAGGGAGCATCGGTCTCGATAACCGCCTCTATCGGGAGCGGGAGATGCTGCCGGTGAAGCTGTGTCACTGTGGCATTGCCCTGTTGCCCGGGAACAGTCTTTGCGAGCATGATGCAGTGGAGTGTTCACGGGCCAATGACCGCAGGATGTTCGGTAAGGATGAGATCGAGCGGGTGACGGTCTCACTCTGGCACCACGGGGATGTGCTGGGTTTCTACCATATCTATGTGGACAAGCCGGGCATTTACAGTGGACGGGAAGACGTGCTCGACATCCTCAATACTATCGGCAGCCACCTTGGCATGGCGGTGGCCAAACAGCGCTCGGATAAGGAGGCGCGGCGACTCTCTATCGTCAAGGAGCGCACCGCCCTGGCCCATGAGTTGCATGACTCCCTGGCCCAGACCCTGGCGAGTCTGCGATTCCAGGTGCGTATGTTGGAGGAGACCCTGGAGAAACCCGACCAACACCCGGAAGCGCAGCAGGAGACCCAGCGTATCCGCCACGGTCTCGATGAGGCGCATCTGGAGTTGCGGGAGTTGATCAACAGTTTTCGTGCCCCGGTGGACCAGCGGGGATTGTTGGCGGCGCTGGAGAAACAGGTTGAACGTTTTCAGCATGAGACCGGTGCCCACGCCGTCTTTCAGTCCGATTGCCGGGAAGTGAGAATGAACAGCAGCCAGGAGCTACAGACCCTGCGCATCGTGCAGGAGTCGCTGGCCAATATCCGCAAGCACGCAAAGGCGCATACTGTGCGGGTGTTGCTGCGTTGCCGTGGAGGGGGGAACTACCTCCTGCTGGTTGAGGACGACGGTGTTGGTTTTGAAGGGGTTGCGCCGGAAGGTAACCCAGGTGAGCACATTGGCCTCTCCATCATGGAAGAGCGGGCGCGCCGGGTTGGGGGTAAATTGAGTATTGAAAGTGAACCGGGAGAGGGTACGCGGGTGGA
- a CDS encoding efflux RND transporter periplasmic adaptor subunit → MRARYLFRLVSTLLFTISLFACTEPSGSAKKSGADKKSRPATKHLVVTETLTPRAVGLKHELTGTLRARQKVRIFSQEEGRITELPFYEGDRIKAGRLLARLESDLLEAELRKATATTRQSRLNLKRIEDLARHKATSEDELARARTEVEVSMAEQKLLETRLAYTQIKAPFSGVISQRLVEPGDVVPRHTHLLTLIDPESLIIEIPVSDLLLPNLSLGDPVLVGIDGLGSKRFSGKVKRIHPELDINTRMGIIEVMLDPIPQAARPGQLSRVSLETAQKQRLMVPFKALQRDNAGEYVFLLNGNSKALRTSVTSGSHIANRVEIVSGLKVGDVIISKGILGLRNGKQVTPVE, encoded by the coding sequence ATGCGTGCCAGGTATCTTTTCAGGCTAGTATCGACACTGCTGTTTACCATCAGCCTCTTTGCCTGCACGGAGCCGAGCGGCAGCGCAAAAAAAAGTGGTGCTGACAAAAAGTCCCGCCCCGCCACCAAACATCTGGTGGTGACCGAAACCCTGACCCCTCGCGCAGTCGGACTCAAACATGAACTCACCGGCACTCTGCGCGCCCGTCAAAAGGTGCGTATCTTCAGCCAGGAAGAGGGGCGCATCACCGAATTGCCTTTTTATGAGGGAGACAGGATAAAAGCCGGCCGGCTGCTGGCCCGCCTGGAGAGCGACCTGCTCGAAGCCGAACTGCGGAAGGCAACCGCCACCACCCGTCAGTCCAGACTCAATCTAAAACGAATCGAGGATCTGGCCAGACATAAAGCCACCTCAGAAGACGAACTGGCCCGCGCCAGGACCGAAGTTGAAGTCTCGATGGCAGAGCAAAAGCTTCTGGAAACCCGGCTGGCCTATACACAGATCAAGGCCCCCTTCAGCGGCGTTATCAGTCAGCGCCTGGTGGAACCCGGCGATGTGGTACCCCGCCATACCCATCTGTTGACACTGATCGATCCTGAATCGCTCATCATCGAGATACCTGTATCCGACCTGCTGCTGCCCAATCTCAGCCTGGGTGATCCCGTCCTGGTAGGCATAGATGGCCTCGGCTCCAAGCGGTTTTCCGGCAAGGTAAAACGCATCCATCCGGAACTGGACATCAACACCCGCATGGGCATCATTGAAGTGATGCTGGATCCCATACCCCAGGCCGCACGTCCCGGCCAACTCTCCCGTGTAAGCCTGGAAACCGCACAAAAGCAACGCCTGATGGTGCCTTTCAAGGCCCTGCAACGGGATAATGCGGGGGAGTATGTCTTTCTCCTCAATGGAAACAGCAAAGCCCTGCGCACCTCGGTGACCAGCGGCAGTCACATTGCCAACCGGGTTGAGATCGTCTCAGGACTCAAAGTCGGCGACGTCATCATCAGCAAAGGCATTCTCGGCCTGCGCAACGGCAAGCAGGTTACCCCAGTGGAGTAA
- a CDS encoding S24 family peptidase: MSNECSYNELYPLQVLDDSMEPEFPAKCVIVIEPAEVCATGAYIVAEVDGERWFRQYISEGDGKKRLQALKAGYPAIDLTGKSFKILGVIVQRNVKRDIKHYSPYVPNGGTPPVTNLK, translated from the coding sequence ATGAGCAACGAGTGTAGTTATAACGAGCTTTACCCCCTCCAGGTACTGGACGACAGCATGGAACCGGAATTTCCCGCCAAGTGCGTCATCGTCATCGAACCGGCAGAAGTCTGTGCCACCGGGGCCTATATCGTGGCCGAGGTGGATGGGGAACGCTGGTTCCGCCAATACATTTCGGAAGGAGACGGAAAGAAGCGGCTGCAGGCTCTCAAGGCCGGTTACCCAGCCATCGATCTCACGGGAAAGAGTTTCAAGATCCTCGGCGTAATCGTGCAGCGTAACGTCAAGCGCGACATCAAACACTACTCTCCATACGTTCCCAACGGTGGCACTCCACCAGTCACCAACCTGAAGTAG
- a CDS encoding ABC transporter ATP-binding protein/permease: MSHYIQSQNGVHKDRRDFHNLRNMLPFLWEYRGRALFALGCLVVAKLANVGIPLVLKEIVDLLEKGDKLLLVLPLSLLLGYGALRLSSSLFNELRDAVFARVRYRAMRRLSNRVLNHLHDLSLRFHLERQTGAISRDLERGTRSVSSILNYMVFSILPMLVEFSLVAVVLLTQYDIVFTLVTFGAVAVYIGFTLAITEWRMEYRHAMNKLDSQANSQAFDSLINYETVKYFGNERLELDRFDGTLSQWEDNAVKSQTSMSLLNFGQGGIIAIGVTIIMIFATDGVVKGEMSIGDLVLVNAFMLQLFIPLNFLGIVYRQIKYSLADMDLIFKLLKQKPEITDAPDAQPLVLREGEVRFEFVDFSYQKERAILHGVDFTIRPGEKVAVVGHSGAGKSTLSRLLFRFYDITGGRVLLDGQDIRSVTRDSLRAVIGIVPQDTVLFNESILYNLSYGRPDAGRDEIEAAARIAHIAAFIDSLPDGYETVVGERGLKLSGGEKQRIAIARAMLKRPRILVFDEATSSLDTKTEQVIQETLKEVAKDHTTLVIAHRLSTVVDADRILVMEQGSIVEQGTHRELLAMNGRYRQMWQLQQEERE, from the coding sequence ATGTCCCACTATATTCAATCCCAAAACGGGGTTCACAAGGATAGACGAGATTTTCACAACCTTCGCAACATGTTGCCCTTCCTTTGGGAGTATCGCGGGAGGGCACTGTTTGCGCTGGGTTGCCTGGTAGTCGCAAAACTGGCCAATGTGGGTATTCCTCTGGTGCTGAAAGAGATTGTCGACCTCCTGGAAAAGGGCGACAAGTTGCTGTTGGTTTTGCCCCTCTCACTTCTATTGGGCTACGGTGCGCTGCGCCTCAGCAGTTCGCTTTTCAATGAGCTGCGGGATGCCGTTTTCGCGCGGGTGCGTTATCGCGCCATGAGGCGTCTATCCAACCGGGTGTTGAACCATCTGCATGATCTATCCCTACGCTTCCATTTGGAGCGCCAGACCGGGGCTATCAGCCGCGATCTGGAACGGGGTACCCGTTCGGTCAGTTCCATTCTCAACTACATGGTCTTCAGTATCCTGCCGATGCTGGTGGAGTTCAGTCTGGTGGCGGTGGTACTGCTGACCCAGTACGACATCGTTTTCACGCTGGTCACCTTTGGCGCCGTGGCGGTCTATATCGGCTTTACTCTGGCGATCACTGAGTGGCGCATGGAGTACCGCCATGCCATGAACAAGCTGGATTCGCAGGCCAATAGCCAAGCCTTCGATAGTCTCATCAATTATGAGACGGTCAAATATTTCGGCAACGAACGATTGGAGCTGGACCGTTTCGACGGCACGCTTTCCCAGTGGGAGGATAATGCTGTCAAGAGCCAGACTTCCATGTCACTGCTCAATTTTGGTCAGGGCGGGATAATCGCCATCGGCGTCACCATTATCATGATCTTTGCCACCGATGGAGTGGTGAAGGGTGAGATGTCAATCGGCGACCTGGTGCTGGTCAATGCCTTTATGTTGCAGCTTTTTATTCCCCTGAACTTTCTCGGCATTGTCTATCGTCAGATCAAATACTCCCTGGCGGATATGGATCTTATCTTCAAACTGCTGAAGCAAAAGCCGGAGATCACCGATGCGCCGGATGCACAACCCCTGGTGCTGCGTGAGGGGGAGGTCCGCTTCGAGTTTGTGGATTTCTCCTACCAGAAAGAGCGGGCGATCCTGCACGGTGTGGATTTCACCATCCGGCCTGGTGAAAAGGTGGCGGTGGTGGGACATAGCGGGGCGGGCAAGTCGACCCTCTCCCGACTGTTGTTCCGTTTCTACGACATCACCGGCGGCCGGGTGCTGCTGGACGGGCAGGATATTCGATCAGTGACCCGTGACAGCCTGCGGGCGGTGATCGGCATCGTGCCCCAGGATACCGTGCTGTTCAACGAATCTATCCTCTACAATCTCTCTTATGGCCGGCCGGATGCCGGCCGGGATGAGATCGAAGCCGCTGCGCGTATCGCCCATATCGCAGCGTTCATCGATTCGCTGCCGGACGGATATGAGACGGTGGTGGGGGAGCGGGGACTCAAACTCTCCGGTGGCGAGAAACAGCGCATCGCCATCGCCCGGGCGATGCTCAAGCGGCCGCGAATACTGGTTTTCGACGAGGCCACATCCTCACTCGATACCAAGACGGAACAGGTGATTCAGGAGACCCTGAAAGAGGTGGCGAAGGATCACACGACACTGGTCATCGCCCATCGTCTCTCCACGGTGGTGGATGCGGACCGTATCCTGGTAATGGAGCAGGGTAGTATTGTGGAACAGGGCACCCACCGGGAGTTGTTGGCGATGAATGGCCGTTACCGGCAGATGTGGCAGTTGCAGCAGGAAGAGCGGGAGTGA
- a CDS encoding FAD-dependent oxidoreductase has protein sequence MKRVTIVGSGFAALTAVQHLRAGDKEMQITVVSPKAEFHYLPGTIWIPSGLRQPEDLIIPLEKFFRRMNVIHHVAEATGLEDGGRTLITSDGKIENDGLIIGSGGRFIKKLPGIEHAITPCEGVSATVRIRDRLQDLEGGTIAIGFAGNPKEPSAMRGGPMFEFLFGIDRQLRLEKRRDKFKLIFFTPAENPGQRLGPKAVKGLVQEMAKRGIETHLGFKMKAFTETKVITHGGEFDADLILFMPGMTGNLWFDNTDLPRSPGGLVKADAQCRVEGMKQIYVAGDSGSFPGPDWMPKQAHMADLQAVAAAKNLLAEFRGETPKETYKVELVCIVDSQTSGMLVARTATRNIVMPNMRLFHWLKRLFEWWYLRQYR, from the coding sequence ATGAAGCGAGTAACCATTGTCGGCAGCGGTTTTGCTGCACTGACGGCTGTGCAGCATCTGCGGGCCGGCGACAAGGAGATGCAGATCACCGTCGTCAGCCCCAAGGCTGAATTCCACTATCTACCCGGCACTATCTGGATTCCCTCCGGCCTGCGCCAACCCGAAGACCTGATCATTCCGCTGGAGAAGTTCTTCCGGCGCATGAACGTCATCCATCACGTTGCCGAAGCCACAGGTCTGGAAGATGGCGGGCGCACTCTGATCACCAGCGATGGCAAGATCGAAAACGATGGTCTGATCATCGGTTCCGGCGGACGGTTCATAAAAAAACTGCCTGGTATCGAACACGCCATTACTCCCTGCGAAGGCGTTTCGGCAACCGTCAGAATCCGTGACCGTTTACAGGATCTGGAGGGCGGCACCATCGCCATCGGTTTTGCCGGCAATCCCAAGGAACCCAGCGCCATGCGTGGCGGCCCGATGTTCGAGTTTCTCTTCGGAATCGACCGGCAACTGCGCCTGGAGAAACGCCGCGACAAATTCAAACTCATCTTCTTCACCCCTGCAGAGAACCCAGGACAGCGTCTGGGACCCAAGGCGGTGAAGGGGCTGGTTCAGGAGATGGCCAAACGGGGAATCGAAACCCATCTCGGCTTTAAAATGAAAGCGTTCACCGAAACCAAGGTGATCACCCACGGCGGCGAATTTGATGCCGACCTGATCCTCTTCATGCCCGGTATGACCGGCAATTTGTGGTTCGACAACACTGACCTGCCCCGCTCCCCGGGCGGACTGGTAAAGGCAGACGCTCAGTGCCGGGTCGAAGGCATGAAACAGATCTACGTGGCCGGTGATTCCGGCAGCTTTCCCGGCCCCGATTGGATGCCGAAGCAGGCTCACATGGCCGATCTGCAGGCGGTGGCAGCGGCCAAGAATCTGCTGGCGGAGTTCCGGGGGGAGACACCCAAAGAGACCTACAAGGTGGAACTGGTCTGTATCGTCGACAGCCAGACCTCCGGCATGCTGGTGGCCCGCACCGCCACGCGTAACATCGTGATGCCAAACATGCGTCTGTTCCATTGGCTCAAGCGTCTGTTCGAGTGGTGGTATCTGCGGCAGTACCGTTAA
- a CDS encoding rhodanese, giving the protein MKIYLVGGAVRDRLLGLPVYDRDWVVVGATAREMVDAGYQSMPGDFPVFLHPESGDEYALARTEVKTGPGYHGFEVDAGPDITLEQDLLRRDLTINALAEDADGNIIDLCHGRDDLNEGLLRHITPAFTEDPVRLLRISRFAAKLGQWGFRVAHGTHDLMKKMAASDDLPNLKSERVWREMKKALAQPQPWRFFEVLHQCGVLQRLLPVLGETMGDATVLGHPSPKAAMAPLHRAVVLTEDLRVRFVAVMFAGLARTGEMAEFSRQLPVEREFTDLLEWMLVYGVELDAETSAENLLRIVARLKPVQQPERYRAFELSCHALWPEKMKAAWPRLELAGQVVLSVDVQALRRTGLEGAALGEAVQHARVEMLQQRLSDF; this is encoded by the coding sequence GTGAAAATCTACCTGGTGGGTGGTGCGGTGCGGGATCGATTGCTGGGGTTGCCGGTTTACGATCGTGACTGGGTGGTGGTGGGCGCCACGGCCAGGGAGATGGTCGACGCGGGTTACCAGTCGATGCCGGGTGACTTTCCGGTCTTTCTTCATCCGGAGAGCGGGGATGAATACGCCCTGGCGCGCACTGAGGTCAAAACCGGTCCCGGATATCATGGCTTTGAGGTGGATGCGGGACCGGATATCACCCTGGAGCAGGATTTGCTGCGGCGGGACCTGACCATCAATGCGCTGGCCGAGGATGCCGACGGCAACATCATCGATCTTTGCCACGGACGTGACGATCTGAATGAGGGTTTGTTGCGGCATATAACCCCCGCTTTTACCGAAGATCCCGTCCGCCTGCTGCGGATTTCCCGTTTCGCCGCAAAACTTGGGCAATGGGGATTTCGGGTTGCCCACGGCACTCACGACCTGATGAAGAAGATGGCCGCCTCCGATGATCTGCCCAATCTCAAATCTGAGCGGGTCTGGCGAGAGATGAAAAAGGCTCTCGCCCAGCCTCAGCCCTGGCGTTTTTTTGAGGTACTGCATCAATGTGGCGTCCTGCAGCGCCTGCTCCCCGTTTTGGGAGAGACGATGGGAGATGCGACTGTTCTTGGTCATCCCTCCCCCAAAGCAGCAATGGCGCCTCTGCACCGGGCGGTGGTTTTGACCGAAGATCTCAGGGTGCGCTTCGTTGCTGTGATGTTCGCCGGGTTGGCACGAACCGGCGAGATGGCTGAATTCTCCAGACAGCTACCGGTTGAGCGTGAGTTTACGGATCTGCTTGAGTGGATGCTGGTTTACGGCGTTGAGCTCGATGCGGAAACATCTGCGGAAAATCTGCTGCGTATCGTTGCCAGATTGAAGCCTGTGCAGCAGCCTGAGCGTTACCGGGCTTTTGAGCTGAGCTGCCACGCCCTTTGGCCAGAGAAGATGAAGGCGGCATGGCCTCGTCTGGAGCTTGCAGGGCAGGTGGTTTTATCGGTCGATGTGCAGGCGTTGCGCCGTACAGGTCTCGAAGGGGCGGCTCTGGGTGAGGCTGTGCAGCATGCGAGGGTTGAAATGCTGCAGCAACGATTGTCGGACTTCTAA
- a CDS encoding GGDEF domain-containing protein, with product MHDATRTNSSTPLKQLYIKEEQKSERYANNARILFTFLYFLAGFSIRSEIPESSFIAIISASLVNLIYGVLLHFHLKRDRHIWWLKYLSVTIDILLLSIVLYAFGTYRTFKSEAFLLYYLWIGLATIRFSPRLTLLSGVLSIGLYLLIVFLAISRGTIELGTISDDFTTPLVSDSNIALRVIFLAFFTALAVYISSIYRGIAARAIREELRKEENVQLTNALDRLRSTQKQLAAKNRELAHLSEIDVLTQLYNRRKIDQVMQESLDSAQRNDSPLALILLDIDHFKSINDRYGHQMGDEVIQHLAEQLKDNVRGNDTIGRWGGEEFLIICPDLTADKAMKLSERLRAAIATIRPSNGTQVTGSFGITFLQADDTTATLLKRADDALYQSKDNGRNRVTML from the coding sequence ATGCACGATGCAACCCGGACAAACTCTTCAACGCCTCTCAAACAGCTTTACATCAAAGAAGAGCAGAAAAGCGAGCGCTATGCGAACAACGCCAGAATTTTATTCACCTTCCTCTACTTTCTGGCGGGGTTCAGCATACGCAGTGAGATTCCAGAATCCTCCTTCATCGCCATAATCAGCGCTTCGCTGGTTAACCTGATCTACGGCGTCCTGCTCCATTTCCATCTCAAACGAGACAGGCATATCTGGTGGCTGAAATATCTCTCTGTCACCATAGATATCCTCCTGCTCTCCATCGTCCTCTACGCCTTCGGCACCTATCGAACCTTCAAGTCAGAGGCCTTCCTGCTCTACTATCTCTGGATCGGTCTTGCCACCATCCGTTTTTCACCCCGACTCACCCTGCTCTCGGGGGTACTCAGCATCGGCCTCTACCTGCTGATTGTTTTCCTGGCAATCAGCAGAGGCACGATAGAACTCGGCACAATCTCAGATGATTTCACCACCCCATTGGTAAGTGACAGCAATATTGCGCTGCGGGTTATTTTTCTTGCGTTTTTTACCGCTCTCGCCGTCTATATCTCCTCAATCTACCGGGGGATTGCTGCCCGTGCGATCCGCGAAGAGCTGCGCAAAGAGGAAAACGTCCAGCTGACAAATGCGCTGGACAGGCTTCGCAGTACGCAGAAGCAGTTGGCGGCCAAGAATCGGGAGCTCGCCCACCTTTCAGAGATCGACGTCCTGACCCAGCTCTACAACCGGCGAAAAATCGATCAGGTGATGCAGGAGAGTTTGGATAGCGCCCAACGAAACGACTCACCCCTGGCACTTATCCTGCTCGATATCGACCACTTCAAATCGATCAACGACCGGTATGGACACCAGATGGGAGACGAAGTCATTCAGCACCTTGCGGAGCAGTTGAAGGATAACGTGCGGGGCAACGACACGATTGGCCGTTGGGGAGGTGAGGAGTTTCTAATCATCTGCCCCGACCTTACAGCTGACAAAGCAATGAAACTGAGTGAAAGGCTCAGAGCCGCCATTGCCACGATCAGACCCAGCAACGGCACTCAAGTCACCGGCAGTTTCGGCATCACCTTTCTGCAAGCGGACGACACCACCGCAACTCTCTTAAAGCGGGCAGATGATGCACTCTATCAGTCGAAAGACAATGGCAGGAATCGGGTGACGATGTTGTAG
- a CDS encoding ATP-binding protein — translation MDINLADVTIHVDENLDKARLDQLQSSFRQRDGVVSVHVDERRPHLFLLEYNPTLVSSQDLLSITQFQGLHAELVGL, via the coding sequence GTGGACATCAATCTGGCGGACGTCACTATTCACGTCGACGAAAATCTTGATAAAGCTAGGCTCGACCAGTTGCAGTCGTCCTTTCGGCAAAGAGATGGAGTCGTCTCCGTACATGTAGACGAGCGCCGTCCCCATCTCTTCCTGCTGGAATACAATCCAACACTGGTAAGCAGCCAGGATCTGTTGAGCATCACCCAGTTTCAAGGTCTACACGCAGAACTGGTCGGACTCTGA